A portion of the Sebastes fasciatus isolate fSebFas1 chromosome 2, fSebFas1.pri, whole genome shotgun sequence genome contains these proteins:
- the btbd10b gene encoding BTB/POZ domain-containing protein 10 isoform X1: MAERLQSYDSNSSDSSNSSNSSDSENWEQNATSRPRKLCKHPSSSPARASRVEAEQRKMSMHGASGGCDRSRDRRRSSDRSRDSSHEREGQLTPCIRNVTSPTRQYNSDRERDGCTSSRPSSPRPQRVSPSGSSSSGVLSSRNSSLSSTEGTFKSLGVGEMVFVYENPKEGAAGATVGNRNIRTSERITLIVDNTRFVVDPAIFTAQPNTMLGRMFGSGREHNFTRPNEKGEYEVAEGISSTVFRAILDYYKSGLIRCPDGISIPELREACDYLCISFDYSTIKCRDLSALMHELSNDGARRQFEFYLEEMVLPLMVASAQSGERECHIVVLTDDDVVDWDEEYPPQMGEEYSQIIYSTKLYRFFKYIENRDVAKSVLKERGLKKIRLGIEGYPTYKEKVKKRPGGRPEVIYNYVQRPFIRMSWEKEEGKSRHVDFQCVKSKSITNLAAAAADIPQDQLVVMHPGPQVDELDNLPNHPPSGNHYSNNYSNEPDPDAPSPAVPSPAV, from the exons ATGGCAGAGCGTCTGCAGTCATATGACAGTAACTCCAGTGACTCCAGTAACTCCAGTAACTCCAGTGACTCCGAAAACTGGGAGCAAAACGCAACAAGCCGACCTCGCAAACTCTGCAAGCATCCGAG cagCAGTCCGGCCCGAGCATCTCGAGTGGAGGCAGAACAGAGGAAGATGAGCATGCATGGTGCCAGTGGAGGCTGTGACCGTTCACGTGACCGCCGCCGCTCCAGCGATCGCTCCAGGGACTCCTCACACGAGAGAGAAGGCCAGCTCACCCCCTGCATTCGCAACGTCACCTCACCCACCCGCCAATACAACAGTG ACCGTGAACGAGATGGTTGCACATCATCGAGGCCCAGTAGCCCACGGCCTCAGAGAGTCTCTCCCAGCGGCTCCAGCAGCAGCGGGGTGTTGAGCAGTCGCAACAGCAGCCTGTCGAGTACCGAAGGCACCTTCAAGAGCTTGGGAGTTGGAGAAATGGTTTTTGTCTACGAGAATCCAAAGGAGGGAGCAGCGGGTGCCACTGTGGGAAACCGAAACATCAGGACCTCAGAAAGAATCACTCTGATTGTTGACAACACACGCTTCGTAGTAGATCCTGCCATCTTCACTGCACAACCCAATACCATGTTGGGCAG AATGTTTGGATCTGGAAGAGAACATAACTTCACACGGCCCAACGAGAAGGGGGAGTACGAGGTGGCAGAGGGCATTAGCTCAACAGTTTTCCGTGCAATCCTG GATTACTACAAATCTGGGCTAATCCGCTGTCCTGATGGAATTTCTATCCCTGAGTTGCGAGAGGCGTGTGACTATCTATGCATCTCCTTCGACTACAGCACCATCAAATGCAGAGACCTCA GTGCCCTGATGCATGAGCTGTCCAACGACGGAGCTCGGCGGCAATTTGAGTTTTACCTGGAGGAAATGGTTCTGCCCTTAATGGTGGCAAGTGCCCAGAGCGGAGAGAGGGAATGTCACATTGTAGTCCtcactgatgatgatgtggtTGACTGGGACGAAGAATATCCACCACAAATGGGAGAAGAGTATTCACAGA TCATCTACAGCACAAAACTGTACAGATTTTTCAAGTATATTGAGAACCGAGATGTTGCCAAATCAGTTCTAAAGGAGAGAGGATTAAAGAAGATAAGACTGGGCATTGAAG GCTACCCTACATATAAAGAGAAAGTCAAAAAACGACCAGGGGGTCGTCCAGAGGTCATTTACAACTACGTCCAGAGGCCCTTCATCCGCATGTCCTGGGAAAAGGAAGAGGGTAAAAGCCGCCATGTGGACTTCCAGTGTgtcaagtccaagtccatcACTAACctggcggcagcagcagcagacatccCCCAAGACCAGCTGGTGGTGATGCACCCTGGCCCCCAAGTGGACGAACTGGACAACCTGCCTAATCACCCACCTAGTGGGAATCACTACAGCAACAACTACAGCAACGAGCCTGATCCTGATGCACCTTCACCTGCTGTACCTTCACCTGCTGTCTGA
- the btbd10b gene encoding BTB/POZ domain-containing protein 10 isoform X2, whose amino-acid sequence MAERLQSYDSNSSDSSNSSNSSDSENWEQNATSRPRKLCKHPSSPARASRVEAEQRKMSMHGASGGCDRSRDRRRSSDRSRDSSHEREGQLTPCIRNVTSPTRQYNSDRERDGCTSSRPSSPRPQRVSPSGSSSSGVLSSRNSSLSSTEGTFKSLGVGEMVFVYENPKEGAAGATVGNRNIRTSERITLIVDNTRFVVDPAIFTAQPNTMLGRMFGSGREHNFTRPNEKGEYEVAEGISSTVFRAILDYYKSGLIRCPDGISIPELREACDYLCISFDYSTIKCRDLSALMHELSNDGARRQFEFYLEEMVLPLMVASAQSGERECHIVVLTDDDVVDWDEEYPPQMGEEYSQIIYSTKLYRFFKYIENRDVAKSVLKERGLKKIRLGIEGYPTYKEKVKKRPGGRPEVIYNYVQRPFIRMSWEKEEGKSRHVDFQCVKSKSITNLAAAAADIPQDQLVVMHPGPQVDELDNLPNHPPSGNHYSNNYSNEPDPDAPSPAVPSPAV is encoded by the exons ATGGCAGAGCGTCTGCAGTCATATGACAGTAACTCCAGTGACTCCAGTAACTCCAGTAACTCCAGTGACTCCGAAAACTGGGAGCAAAACGCAACAAGCCGACCTCGCAAACTCTGCAAGCATCCGAG CAGTCCGGCCCGAGCATCTCGAGTGGAGGCAGAACAGAGGAAGATGAGCATGCATGGTGCCAGTGGAGGCTGTGACCGTTCACGTGACCGCCGCCGCTCCAGCGATCGCTCCAGGGACTCCTCACACGAGAGAGAAGGCCAGCTCACCCCCTGCATTCGCAACGTCACCTCACCCACCCGCCAATACAACAGTG ACCGTGAACGAGATGGTTGCACATCATCGAGGCCCAGTAGCCCACGGCCTCAGAGAGTCTCTCCCAGCGGCTCCAGCAGCAGCGGGGTGTTGAGCAGTCGCAACAGCAGCCTGTCGAGTACCGAAGGCACCTTCAAGAGCTTGGGAGTTGGAGAAATGGTTTTTGTCTACGAGAATCCAAAGGAGGGAGCAGCGGGTGCCACTGTGGGAAACCGAAACATCAGGACCTCAGAAAGAATCACTCTGATTGTTGACAACACACGCTTCGTAGTAGATCCTGCCATCTTCACTGCACAACCCAATACCATGTTGGGCAG AATGTTTGGATCTGGAAGAGAACATAACTTCACACGGCCCAACGAGAAGGGGGAGTACGAGGTGGCAGAGGGCATTAGCTCAACAGTTTTCCGTGCAATCCTG GATTACTACAAATCTGGGCTAATCCGCTGTCCTGATGGAATTTCTATCCCTGAGTTGCGAGAGGCGTGTGACTATCTATGCATCTCCTTCGACTACAGCACCATCAAATGCAGAGACCTCA GTGCCCTGATGCATGAGCTGTCCAACGACGGAGCTCGGCGGCAATTTGAGTTTTACCTGGAGGAAATGGTTCTGCCCTTAATGGTGGCAAGTGCCCAGAGCGGAGAGAGGGAATGTCACATTGTAGTCCtcactgatgatgatgtggtTGACTGGGACGAAGAATATCCACCACAAATGGGAGAAGAGTATTCACAGA TCATCTACAGCACAAAACTGTACAGATTTTTCAAGTATATTGAGAACCGAGATGTTGCCAAATCAGTTCTAAAGGAGAGAGGATTAAAGAAGATAAGACTGGGCATTGAAG GCTACCCTACATATAAAGAGAAAGTCAAAAAACGACCAGGGGGTCGTCCAGAGGTCATTTACAACTACGTCCAGAGGCCCTTCATCCGCATGTCCTGGGAAAAGGAAGAGGGTAAAAGCCGCCATGTGGACTTCCAGTGTgtcaagtccaagtccatcACTAACctggcggcagcagcagcagacatccCCCAAGACCAGCTGGTGGTGATGCACCCTGGCCCCCAAGTGGACGAACTGGACAACCTGCCTAATCACCCACCTAGTGGGAATCACTACAGCAACAACTACAGCAACGAGCCTGATCCTGATGCACCTTCACCTGCTGTACCTTCACCTGCTGTCTGA
- the btbd10b gene encoding BTB/POZ domain-containing protein 10 isoform X3, whose protein sequence is MSMHGASGGCDRSRDRRRSSDRSRDSSHEREGQLTPCIRNVTSPTRQYNSDRERDGCTSSRPSSPRPQRVSPSGSSSSGVLSSRNSSLSSTEGTFKSLGVGEMVFVYENPKEGAAGATVGNRNIRTSERITLIVDNTRFVVDPAIFTAQPNTMLGRMFGSGREHNFTRPNEKGEYEVAEGISSTVFRAILDYYKSGLIRCPDGISIPELREACDYLCISFDYSTIKCRDLSALMHELSNDGARRQFEFYLEEMVLPLMVASAQSGERECHIVVLTDDDVVDWDEEYPPQMGEEYSQIIYSTKLYRFFKYIENRDVAKSVLKERGLKKIRLGIEGYPTYKEKVKKRPGGRPEVIYNYVQRPFIRMSWEKEEGKSRHVDFQCVKSKSITNLAAAAADIPQDQLVVMHPGPQVDELDNLPNHPPSGNHYSNNYSNEPDPDAPSPAVPSPAV, encoded by the exons ATGAGCATGCATGGTGCCAGTGGAGGCTGTGACCGTTCACGTGACCGCCGCCGCTCCAGCGATCGCTCCAGGGACTCCTCACACGAGAGAGAAGGCCAGCTCACCCCCTGCATTCGCAACGTCACCTCACCCACCCGCCAATACAACAGTG ACCGTGAACGAGATGGTTGCACATCATCGAGGCCCAGTAGCCCACGGCCTCAGAGAGTCTCTCCCAGCGGCTCCAGCAGCAGCGGGGTGTTGAGCAGTCGCAACAGCAGCCTGTCGAGTACCGAAGGCACCTTCAAGAGCTTGGGAGTTGGAGAAATGGTTTTTGTCTACGAGAATCCAAAGGAGGGAGCAGCGGGTGCCACTGTGGGAAACCGAAACATCAGGACCTCAGAAAGAATCACTCTGATTGTTGACAACACACGCTTCGTAGTAGATCCTGCCATCTTCACTGCACAACCCAATACCATGTTGGGCAG AATGTTTGGATCTGGAAGAGAACATAACTTCACACGGCCCAACGAGAAGGGGGAGTACGAGGTGGCAGAGGGCATTAGCTCAACAGTTTTCCGTGCAATCCTG GATTACTACAAATCTGGGCTAATCCGCTGTCCTGATGGAATTTCTATCCCTGAGTTGCGAGAGGCGTGTGACTATCTATGCATCTCCTTCGACTACAGCACCATCAAATGCAGAGACCTCA GTGCCCTGATGCATGAGCTGTCCAACGACGGAGCTCGGCGGCAATTTGAGTTTTACCTGGAGGAAATGGTTCTGCCCTTAATGGTGGCAAGTGCCCAGAGCGGAGAGAGGGAATGTCACATTGTAGTCCtcactgatgatgatgtggtTGACTGGGACGAAGAATATCCACCACAAATGGGAGAAGAGTATTCACAGA TCATCTACAGCACAAAACTGTACAGATTTTTCAAGTATATTGAGAACCGAGATGTTGCCAAATCAGTTCTAAAGGAGAGAGGATTAAAGAAGATAAGACTGGGCATTGAAG GCTACCCTACATATAAAGAGAAAGTCAAAAAACGACCAGGGGGTCGTCCAGAGGTCATTTACAACTACGTCCAGAGGCCCTTCATCCGCATGTCCTGGGAAAAGGAAGAGGGTAAAAGCCGCCATGTGGACTTCCAGTGTgtcaagtccaagtccatcACTAACctggcggcagcagcagcagacatccCCCAAGACCAGCTGGTGGTGATGCACCCTGGCCCCCAAGTGGACGAACTGGACAACCTGCCTAATCACCCACCTAGTGGGAATCACTACAGCAACAACTACAGCAACGAGCCTGATCCTGATGCACCTTCACCTGCTGTACCTTCACCTGCTGTCTGA